Within Marinomonas mediterranea MMB-1, the genomic segment CAAAGTGGATCAATCGTTCGTAACAATGGAATCAACGCAATTGCGCTACTAATCAGCACCAGTCAAACCGATAACCTACTAAAAGTCAGTGACGCAATTGCCGATACGCTCTCAGAACAACGGCGAATTTTACCCAACGACATTCAATTAACGACACTGGCCGATATGGCGCCCTATATTGAAGATCAATTGTTTAGATTGGGCGATAACGCCTGGCAAGGGCTCATAATTGTCATCGTTTTACTAGGCTTATTTCTAAACCTAAAACTGGCATTTTGGGTAGCTGCGGGCATACCTGTCGCTATTGCAGGAACACTTGCCGCGATGAATCTTACTCATTACAGTATCAACGATATTACGTTATTTGGTTTTATCCTCGTTCTGGGCATTCTTGTTGACGATGCCGTTGTAGTGGGCGAAGCAATTCACGAACAAAAAAGCCTTCTTCGCTCTACAGACGATCACAAAAAAAACGGCCGACTTGCAGCTTGGAAAGGCGTACATTCAGTCTCAGTTGCTACCATTTTTGGTGTATTGACCACCATTGCCGCCTTTTCACCCATGCTATGGATTAACAATGATCTAGCAAAAGTATTGGCAGGGTTTTCGGCAGTTGTTATTTTCGCCCTGATATTTTCTCTGATAGAGAGTAAATTTATACTCCCTTCTCACCTTGCCCAAAGCCGCTTCTCTTCAGAACCTCAAGGTTGGATAGGAAAAATACAATCCATTGCTCAATCTGGGCTAACTTGGTTTAACCTCAAGATTTACCAACAAACACTGGAGACAGCGTTAAAGTTTAAATTCGCCACTTTACTTGGCTTTATTGCTTTTATTGTTCTGGCTTACGGTATGTGGTCAACGGGCAGTATTCGAAGCGCTCTCTTTCCTGAAATTCCCGGCCGCTACCTAACCGCAAAAGTTTCATTAGAAGACAATGCACCACTTCCTCTCCAAAAAAGTGCATTGTATCAAATTGAACAATCTATGGAAAAAGTAGAGCAATCACTCGTTAAGCGTTTCTCCCTCACAGAAGACCCTGTTAAAAATCTACTCTCTTGGTCGGATGGCTATGGAGATATTGAAATAACAGCAGAGCTGACCAGTGAAGCACTGCGTAAAATCCCGGGTAATTTATTAATCGACAGATGGCGCCAGCACACAGGCAGTATTGAAGGAGCCTATTCAGTGCAGTTCAGCTCCGGCGACTCTCCTGCTGGCAAAACCTTTCTGTCTGTCACCTCAGCCGATAGAGAGTTAGCGAAACGCGTTAGCACTCGGCTTTCGCAAGCCTTGTCGATACTACCAGGTGTTGCAGATGTCTATAATAACGGCAAAGATGGACAGCTTCAGGTTCGTTTATTGCTGAATGAATACGGTCAACAATTAGGGCTGACTCAAAGCGCGTTAGCCCGTTTAGCAGGGGAAGCATTCGGGGAGCGAGCGATTCATCGATTGCTTGAACAAGGCCAAGAAACCAAAGTGTTACTGCAATATCCGCGTAAAGACAGAATGAGCCTTGCACAACTAAAGCACGCCAGTGTGATGCTTTCCGAAGGAAAACAAGTTGTATTGGGCGATATAGCAGAACTAAAACTCGAACAAGAGCCGCAAGTTGTTTATCGCCGTAACCGAGATCAGGTGATCAATGTGTATTGGAAGCAAAATCGCTCTATTCAGCCTCCTGAACAAACCATGGCACAGTTGCAAGATACGATTCATGCCCTCCAACACGAATACCCAAATGTAAATATACGAGCAGGTGGTGAATTTGAAGAGATTGGTGAAGTATCAAGCGGCTTTAAATCGGCAATGATCCTAACGATTTTGTTCATATATATTTTGCTTGCGGTGCCGCTAAAATCCTATTGGCAACCTTTTATTATA encodes:
- a CDS encoding efflux RND transporter permease subunit translates to MNWLTKWFIHNPVGANLLMLAILSSGVMAISQLRVESFPQIAPSALVINVAYPGGTAKQIDESVTQRIEESISGVAGIKQIISQSRAGMASVVVRKTNRADLDQLLEDVKNNVNAISNFPVLAEKPQITREAFTNLAAFVVISGARSDDQLQPIALQVEQALRKQPNISNVENWGHRKSQLVIQPNSDHLKELGMNLEYLASAIEKMSLEFKTGELVSDKGRIMVRGDGYADNLQKLGQLVVLSGPSGTIHLHDVATIHRGFEQSGSIVRNNGINAIALLISTSQTDNLLKVSDAIADTLSEQRRILPNDIQLTTLADMAPYIEDQLFRLGDNAWQGLIIVIVLLGLFLNLKLAFWVAAGIPVAIAGTLAAMNLTHYSINDITLFGFILVLGILVDDAVVVGEAIHEQKSLLRSTDDHKKNGRLAAWKGVHSVSVATIFGVLTTIAAFSPMLWINNDLAKVLAGFSAVVIFALIFSLIESKFILPSHLAQSRFSSEPQGWIGKIQSIAQSGLTWFNLKIYQQTLETALKFKFATLLGFIAFIVLAYGMWSTGSIRSALFPEIPGRYLTAKVSLEDNAPLPLQKSALYQIEQSMEKVEQSLVKRFSLTEDPVKNLLSWSDGYGDIEITAELTSEALRKIPGNLLIDRWRQHTGSIEGAYSVQFSSGDSPAGKTFLSVTSADRELAKRVSTRLSQALSILPGVADVYNNGKDGQLQVRLLLNEYGQQLGLTQSALARLAGEAFGERAIHRLLEQGQETKVLLQYPRKDRMSLAQLKHASVMLSEGKQVVLGDIAELKLEQEPQVVYRRNRDQVINVYWKQNRSIQPPEQTMAQLQDTIHALQHEYPNVNIRAGGEFEEIGEVSSGFKSAMILTILFIYILLAVPLKSYWQPFIIMAVIPFGFAGSIFGHYIMDLPISLLSMFGMMAMTGIVINDSLVLITRFNSEFRSGMPLKQALITTGTSRFRAIFLTTITTVCGLLPLLSESAEQAQYLKPAAVSLVFGELFATTVTLILIPILLGLTSRKMSEPRTEGSLKNA